The stretch of DNA TGACCAGTCAGATAAGTGTCATGACTTGAAATAATTGATCCTAGCAGTATGTGTTCCAGTTGGAACAAAATGTCATGTTTTACATCAATTTCAGTTAATTGATCAAGACATGAATTTGATACACTGGGATGAAATCAGGCTGGCCTTTCTTGAAGAGGATAATCTCTGTAGACAAGGAGCAGTTGTGTGGCATTCTACAAGAGTGCGGTTTTAGCTTTGAGCTTATAAGAGAGCTTCAGAAGGCATTCCCTCTTCCATGGAGGTGTCGGAGCTTGGGTCAGAGACTGTGTTGTGAGAACTCTGGGTTTTGTGAGGTGACCAGGCAGTTAGAATGTCACATTTTACTCCTAAGCTTCGTTGGAATAGAGGCTCAGGATGGGTTTGTTTCTGAGTTTGGAGtagtctttattttctcctttatacttgtctatttttgtgaaatatgttaaataagtatttgttacTTCTTCAATTgcataaaagctttttaaataaaataagtcagagaaagacttatcacttatatgtggaatctattaAAAATTGAAGTCATGGAAACAGAGACTAGAATGGTGGTTAGCCGGGGCTGGAGGGGTACAGTCTGGGGAGTGAGGGAGTTTTGGTCGAACAGCACAAACTTCCAGAtgtaagatgagtaagttctggggattTAATGTACGGCCTGGTGATTATAGTTAGTAATGCTGATTACATACTTGAAAGTAGCTAAgagaatagctttttaaaaaagactttaaaaaataattagagcGGTCTGAATTGGAGCTTCTGAGTTGCATACCCAGCTTTTAAATGAATGTGGCAGAGAGAAGATTCTGCAACCATAGAAAGATGAATTGTATGGTGATTTGATTTTGTAATATCtctaatttacattttatgttgcattttttaacaaGTTATGGTTTTCTAAACCTGACATGCATGCATTCAGGCAGTATGTATCTACTTCAGTTGATGAGTTTCAGTGAACCCAGTGGTTTAGTTTATTCTAGGCACATTTCATTAGGACAAGAAATTAaggttggtaaaaaaaaaaataagagaaaatagttGTCTGTTGTTGGTTGGTTTGAAATAGTCTGTGCGTGAGAATGTATATGTgagatttacaaaataaatttaatgttgtTCCAGGAAGCAAGCAGAGCTAAATTATGCATGATATATTAATAGTTTTCCCTTTCATGCATTTGGATTAAAAGTATATTAATGTTGCTTATATTTTAGATAGAATTTTGAGATCAGGATAAAGATACCTGGAAAATTGACTTTTGGGGATGTTACATGTACACACTGGTGTTCCTCCCATTGGCCGCTCAGAATCAAAGTCACTGCTGTTAGAACATCAGTCTGTGTAGGGAGAAAGGACGCATTTACATACACATAACTGATTTTAAGTCAAGTCTCTTTGGCATATATAACACTTACCATCATTTTCTAGTTAGAGATTCATAGAGCCTGATTACATAAACATTTTACTATTTTGTCTTGagttttccttatttgtaaacaAATTCTTAACTTCTCCCAGTTCAGAAGACAGAGCAGTCCTCATCTTATTTGGATTTATTGCTTATGAAAAGCTTTGTTAGAACTGTAagatctggccaaggaaatacaTTTCTCTCTGGCAGCATTTTAACTTATCAAGGAAAGTAAGTCAATATAATATTATTGGCAACTTCTTAGACTTTCCCAAGGGAGTTTTTAAAACTCCAAAGTTGAACTGTTAAGAgcagcttttatttttcactggacCGAGCCCAGACTTTGGGCTGACCTGTGTAGCCCTCTCTCTCCGTCCTGGCTGCACGGAGGAGCGGCAACAGGTGTTTGATCTCTGCGTCTGGGTTATGGCCACTCTGGCTGTGTGCTGTgagtccctgggggtgggggggggcagggttggCACAGAGGGCAAAGCCAGGTCCTGGAgtggacaggggtgggggcaagaGTTCCTTTGTTTGTTGGCTTCCTTTAAAATCTTGCTTTTTTCCACCTACAAACACGCGTGCACGCTcgtgcacacgcgcacacacacacacacacacacagaatgattCACCATGAAAGTAATGCTCCTGCCTGATGCAAGAGGTACCTTCTGTTTGGAGTAAGATCTCTTCTTCCAGAATAGAAAGTTGAGCTTTTCTTCTAATATTTGAGATTGGATGGTTGGTTATACCATATCATCTCccttagtttaaaaaagaaaaggggaactGAAGTTTTCATTCAGTTCTGACCTTCGAGGCAGAGataatgaatgttaaagggatctTGAACACTCATTCCCCTTGAGCGAAGTTGGTGGCGTGATGACGTTTTTCAAGGGAGTTACAAGTATTTCGATTTACTTAGGTGGGCAGATCAACCGAAAGCCCTATCGACTTCGTTGTCACAGACACGGTTTCCGGCGGTCAGAACAGCGATGAGGCCCAGATTACACAAAGCACCATCTCCCGGTTCGCCTGCAGGATAGTCTGCGACAGGAGTGAGCCTTACACAGCGCGGATCTTCGCGGCCGGGTTCGACTCTTCCAAAAACATATTTCTTGGGGTAAGTACTCTGACTGTGTCCATTGTCTCGAGAAAAACACTTCTTATTATCACATACACCATTTAATCGTGATCCAGACATTCACTTTACATGATGCCTCTAGTTAGATTTTGAGATTTTAGTTTTCAGATGGCCAGTTTGAAAAGCTGTTactaaaaatctgaaaataattatCATTACTTGTTTTACTTGCCATAATAACTATAGTATGTatagtaattactttttaaagtatatctcAACATCATGCATAATGTATTTATGGTGGACTTAAGGGGATTTATTtcatagggaaaaataaatggtCAAATCTAGATAATTAGggtttaaaggaaaatgttaattattcattcatttaaaaactgaGTGTTTGCTATGTTCATATTGGGTTATAAATGTGAtatcacagagaagaaaacattaaaaatctctGCTGTTGTAGGGCTTCCATGTAAATTAAACCCAGAAGTTCTagtgaatatccagttttcatATAGTTTCTTTTTGAATCAAGATATTTTTGTagggaaaaaatacacacaaaatggCCTTCCAGGGGCGTTCCACCTGCCGTCTTCAGGCCGCACGCAGCCTAGGGTGGCtctgaatgcagcccaacacaaggtcgtaaacttacttaaacattatgagatctttttgtgattacatatcTCAGTACATTTAATgcgtggtccaagacaactctccttcttccTGTGTGGCATAGGGATggcaaaaggttggacacccctggaaccATAATGAAAAGGTGTAGTCCCCACATTACAAGAAGTGCCAAGAAAGGGAAGGCCAGCTTGAGGGTTGGTTATTCAGTGGTTCTGTGACCTCCAGGAAATCAGGTTCTGTCTGGTCCCCTGCCTCTCAGGCACATTAGCTTCCTTGGGGGAGGTCTCGACCTCTGGGTGAGAAGTGGCTCCTGCACCCCTGAATGCCCCGCAGCATGGAAGCTTCTTGCAGAAGAGGTGGCAGAGGCACTGTGGATCCCTTGCGAGCAGAGAGGCCTTTCCAGGAAGCCTCCCAGAAGACTCACTCGGTGCCATTGGCCTGAACTCAGCCACACGCCCACCCCTAAGCCAGTCATTGGCACGGGGCTGGGGCCATCATAACTGGCTTGTTGTAATCAGGACCTACCCAAGTCATGGGAATGATACCTGGCTCTGTCcctaagagaaaagagagaaatcgCTGTGGTGCCATCATCCAAGTGTCTGCCCTGCATTATATCAAGCTGCTCTGGCCTTCCACCTGTGAGGATATCCGTACCAATTCATATGCAAATGCAGTGGCCACAGATTGTTGGCTTCACACTTGCTAAAATTTTGTATGTTTCATGGAAATGTTTTCCCTTCTTCCACACATTTCCCTGGTAATGAGTTCATGTAAAGCATCTTCAGATAGTAAGATGAGAGGACTGCACAGGTAAACTGAAGAGTACACACCAGATTCTGCcccactgggggtggggcccgTGAGAAAGCATCTCTGAGGGGGAGGCGCAGGCatcaggttatttttttaagctcccaaaataaatgtaatgtgtcTCTGGAGATAAATGATTTATCCATTTTACCATTTCTTTCATACTGTTGGACtaattgcatattttattattctggTTATtagttttaaatagaaaatgaaaattcaccactttcctcccctctgctcctAGCCAGTATTTTAAAGAGATTCTAGAGTCCCTTCATTGCTTAACATCTTAACATGGTTTTTTTCTGCTCTCCAGGAAAAGGCAGCAAAATGGAAAAACCCTGACGGCCACATGGACGGGCTCACTACAAATGGGGTCCTGGTGATGCATCCCAGAGGGGGCTTCACAGAGGAGTCCCAGCCCGGGGTCTGGCGCGAGATCTCTGTCTGTGGAGACGTGTACACCTTGCGAGAAACCAGGTCGGCCCAGCAGAGGGGAAAGCTGGTGAGTAGACTTCGCTCTGGCCAGTGCAGCGACAACAGCCTGAATCGAGGACTGCCCTCCGCTCCCCTGGAATGCAGACCCTTCTCGGGGGCACGGGGGCCGGGCACCACCGGCCGGGCAGAAGGAGCGTCCAGCAAGCGCCTGCAAGTGGAAGGGAAACAGCCTCGTTCCATTAACGATTAAGCTTTCCTCGGAGCAGAAGGAAATTACCTGTTGTCCTTACATCTTTAAAAGCATAATCTTTTATTATATCACTCACCACAAAAGTCCACTTACATTTACTTTAAGaagaataaacttatttttagtgTAAAACTTGACTAATTTGGAAAAAGCCTAAACAGTTTGACTAGTGAAAATTGTGACTTACAGAATAATTTACTAGACTTTCCAGAACTAAAAGATaattattacctttttaaaagtttatagtaggaaattaatatataattccCTAAATAGTTCACCAAAATTGTAGTTACGGCTTTTTACTTCAATTAATTCACATAGTACATTGACTTGGCATGCTAATATTTTCCTAGAACGATTACTACTTACCCCAAACACCCTAACACAGTTGGTTTTTTACCCTTTCCTTCCATGGAGTATAATTACAGTACCTTCAGTGAGCAGCTTTGGGTTTCTGGTCTTGCCGTAGTTCTGGGGCACAGTGCGCAAGCGTTCTCAGTCAGGTTTCTACTccagtatttttaattaactgtTAGGTAGAAGCTAGAACAACAGGGAACAAATGTTTTCTTCAGAACTCCCATAGAAAAAATATAGGGAAATAGAGGATTGGTGTAGcatttttcagagagaaagatgGTAACCAGATATTTTTAAGGTGGAGAAAGAAGATAGGGGATTATTTTACTGTCCTGGCTTGCTGTTCTCTGCTGGCTGTTTGTTTTTAGGGAATTGTTTAAGTTTCTATTTCATACCATTATTCAGCTAGGGTACAGCTTCTTTGTTTGACGATAAAGCCCAGCCTTGCAGCATCATGGCCGAGTAAATATGAGAAGTGCTTTCTAAGAAAGGCCAAGCAAATTCCATAAACTTGgcctaaacatttttaaagagattttacaCAGGGAAGAGAAGGTGAAAGCATCTTCCCGGATAACTCTGTCTCCGATCACCAGATGCTAGTACACGGCACTGACCTGGGCTGGCCACACCGGCTGTTCGTCGTTCCGCTGGGAACAGCGGGAAGTCAGGGAAAGGCTGCCGGGTGCAGGTCCCGCGTTGGCATTTCAGAGATGCCAGCTCAGAATTTAACCTGCGCAGCAGCCTTGTCAGGGGACTCTCATTGTCCCCATTATGTGGATGAGGAAAGCATGGTCTGGAGAGGGTACATATTGCCCAGTGTCACAAAGTTAGAAGGTGACACCAGACTGGATTGAAACTGGGATACCTCAATTGAGTCTAGACTCCGGGCCGCCACTCCGTACCATCCTGTGGGGAGTCACACCTGGCTCTCACCTGAGACGGTTGCCGCCAGAGTATTTGCCTCCTGGGCAGGTGTAAAGCACACGCAGCAGCCCAGAAGGGCTTGTCTGTCCAGGGGGACGCGTCCCAGCGTGCGTGCCTTGCCGCTCTGGTAAATGTCGGGGGGCCTGGCTCACACTTCTGCAGTGTGCCAGGGAAGTTCACAGTGCTACGGAAACAACTCCAGAAATAGCTCGAATggattgttttaaatatagactaattaatttaaagtttttCCTGTAAGTGACCCTTAGACCTACAGAAAGCCATGCTGTACCATTTGATGATAGCATACAATTGGCCTGGCCAGCAGTAAAGATTTCCAGGTTTCTGTCAGTCTGACCTTGGGCTTGCTTATGTGTGACAGAGTGGGGATGAAGGGACCCCTCCTCCCTGTAGTCCCCTCTTGTGCACTTGGGGGAGCTTGTCTCTGTCCAGGATGAAACCCTGCACTGATTCTTTGCACTTCTCATTCCGATGTATGACTCTTTGGTCCTGTGTGTGTTGCTGGTAGGAGTTGCTGTAAATTACGTCTATCTACAGGTATCACTTGTACTTTAATGTGCGACTCTGGAGATGAAAGTGACCAGCTAGGAGTCCCGAATATTTTTCACGATGATAGCCAATGCCTGCTGGCAGGGTGTTTTATATTAATGTCACACTCGGCGTTTAGTGTGAGTCCGCATCCTCTTATGTTTTTAACAGGTTACCTTGGCTTCTCATTATCACAGCAAACGATGCACCCTTGGCACTTTGTACTTGATCAACATACTTAAATGTGGGGGCAGTATTTTTTTCAGGAGCTTAACCCCCAGTTAATAAATAGGCGAATGAACTATGAATTGTGCCCTCCTCATTTGTGCCCTGCCTCGGTCAGCGATAACATGGTAACATTTACCATATTGCTCTAGCAGACTCTTGagtattttatcaaattatattCGAGGTTATTTTATTAAGCTATATTGGCTTTGTGTAAAATTAGGTAAATTCAGTTATGTTGATTTACTTACCTAATTTTaggtgaaattataaaaataacccTAGTGTCACTACACGTAGGCTGTACCAAGTGCTTTGTGTTAATTCTCTCTGTTACTCAAAGCAACCCAATGCGGTCAGTGCTGTCACTGTCaccatttacaggtgaggaaaccaggCTTTAAAAGGCTGTCACTGGCTCATAAGTGGCAGATAGGGATTTGAATTCCCCCCTCTAAGCTCAGCCATCTGGTATGCTGCGGTCATTAGGTTTGAACTGCCTCTCACTCCCACAGCCCTGTCTGTTCCTGGTGCCTTCTccttgctctgttttgttttgttttgctttgttgtgttttgtttttgtagaattTGACAAAGAAAATCCGAACCGTTGCCTCTGCACAGTGGTCTCTTCATCGtcctgccccccacacactgTATTCTGGAGAAAAGCTACACATTGTGTTGAGAGACAGTGGAAGCACATAAGAAATAACaaataagaaggaaaacaggCTGCTCTCTGGGCAGCCACGATATATTAATGGTTTTGAAGTCAGGCCACAGTTTCCAGTCCTGGTTCTTCCACGTGGTGGCTCCACGTTCTTGAATCAGTGCCATCCCAGGGAGACCCGAACGACCAGTGGGAGTTCTCCAAGCTGCAGGGTGGACGTGGGTGGGTGTGATGGAGAATTCTGTTCAGAGGGCACTCGTGCGCCTGCCTGTAGGCAGTCCAGCTTCACGCGTGTACAGGCTCGAACCCCGTGCACGCAGCATGGGGCAGCCCTGTCCCACGGTTAGCTCCAGCTGTGGAAGCCGAGTGGCCATATCATGAATGGTCCGAAGTTTGGGCTTCATCCATCCTGACAGCATTGGAGAGCCAGCACAGCCCTTTGAGCCAGAGAATGACAATttctgccctgcccacacctctcTTCCCCTTACACGGCTCTTTTTCTGCACCCCAGCCTTAGTGGGGGGGGAGGCCTGGCTCTGTCCCCATCCTCCCTGTCCCCCCCAGGGACCCTGATGGGCAATGCCATCCACTGCAGGACGTCAGCTCGATGCCGATGAATCCTTCTCTGCGCCACATCTGTCTCAGAGGCTGCAGTCCCACACGTGCCACACATGCCTGTGTGCTTGGCAGTACAGACACTGCACAGCCCACAGGCCCTACACACCCCAAACTGACCTTACTATCCTTTCCCCCAAATCTGCCATTTCTGCTCGATTCCCTGTCCATGGAAAAACCCATTCTAGGCAGACACTGAGTGAAGCCAGATGCGTAAAAGTCTATCTTCCTAAATTAGGAGCAAAGGGCCATGAGTCTGATTCCTCCACATTTGGTACCTGTGCCCCTTGTCTGTTGCCACTGATACTCTCTCTGCTGTGCCATGCTCACCCTCTTGGCCCGGAGAGAGAATTCCCTGTTTCCCACCTCCAGTCTATATCCAGTCAGTCCGCCCTCCACACCTCCGGAAGGGACCTTTGGAAAGGCATATCTTTTATAGCTTCATAAAACTCCCTGCTGACTCCCTTTGTTGACTCCTGAGGCCAAGCAACCTCTCCAGCCTGGGCCTCTTGCCCTGCCCCCACGCCCTGAACCCCATCCAGCCACGTTCAACCACCTGTGGAACCTTCTTGAGCTCCTTGTTCCCTCAGTGCATGTGGTGTTCGGCCTTTCCATGCCTCCTCCTGCAGTGTCTCCTACACTACCTGCTGACTCAGGACGGTACCTTTTTCAAATGTCTGTTCAAGGAAAACCCTTTAAAAATCATACCTGACTGTGTCATCATCAAAGTCACAGATGCAAACATTTACACAGCACTTCTTGCATCCCAGACACTGTTCCAAGCATTTTATTTGTATCAACTTCTTAACACTTACAATCCCTAATCTCtttacattttacagaagaggaaattgatAGGCCAGGACTCTAAGGGCCCCAGGCCTCAGAGCAGGAAGTGACAGAGCAGGAATTCAGACCCAGGCAGTGGGCTCCGGAGCCCATGCTTGCAGCCCCCGTGGTGAAGGGGCCGCACACAGACAGCACTTGTCACACCTGTTGACCTTCAGCCGCCCGTCTGGCTCCCACTGCTAAGGAACAGGCTCTTCAGGAtggtgggcagcaggagggggTATTGGTCTCACACCATAGGGCTTAGCACACGTGCTGCACGTGGAGGCAGCACTCAGATTCCTGCCATACTACCTGTGCTTCCCCTCGGTTCTTCCTCAGCCTGTGAGCACCTGGTGCTCAGCCCAGCCGTCCTCTCAAACGTGGAGGCTCCCACCGAGCAGTTCTGCCCCAGGAGCTACAAATGCAGGAGAAATGCCATTGTCGGGAGCCAGGGCATCAGCAGGAACCGTGGGGACCACTGCAGTCATGACCGCAGGGCCCCGTGGGGTATTCCAGGTTGACTGTGGGAAGTGAGCTCGGTGTTTGCTGGGTGCACTGGTAGGGCATCTCCCCCtccaggagagcagagagcaaTTGTGTtgctgcctggaggaggggagtAAAAATCTGAGATTGGTGCTCATTGAAATCACCGCTCTGTTAACTGAACACTCAGCCAGGTAGATTGTGCTTAGGGCTTTGCttctgcagtgtgtgtgtgtgtgtgtgtgtgttgtatccAGTGCTCagttgaggaagctgaggctcgggGACGCAGTTGCCCCCCCAGATCTGGCTTTGGTGCGATAAACTGCCCCCCTGAGCTTACTTCAGAGGGGACCTGTACATTTTGAGAGGAAAGAATGTCAGAGCCATTTGCCAAATTTTGCTGCTAAATTTGGCCTGTCCACCAAACTTGTTCCAGGTGGAAACTGAGACCAACGTCTTGCAGGATGGCTCCCTCATCGACCTGTGCGGGGCCACCCTTCTCTGGAGGACGGCAGACGGCCTCTTCCACGCCCCGACGCAGAAACACATAGAAGCCCTGCGGCAGGAGATCAACGCAGCGCGGCCGCAGTGCCCCGTGGGGCTCAACACGCTGGCCTTCCCCAGCATCAACAGgaaggaggtggtggaggagaaGCAGCCCTGGGCCTACCTCAGCTGCGGCCACGTGCACGGGTACCACAACTGGGGCCACCGGAGCGACACGGAGGCCAATGAGAGGGAGTGCCCCATGTGCAGGACTGTGGGCCCCTACGTGCCTCTGTGGCTTGGCTGCGAGGCCGGGTTTTATGTAGACGCGGGACCGCCCACACACGCTTTCACCCCGTGTGGACACGTGTGCTCGGAGAAGTCTGCAAAATACTGGTCTCAGATCCCGCTGCCTCACGGAACTCACGCGTTTCATGCCGCCTGCCCTTTCTGTGCCACGCAGCTGGTTGGGGAGCAGAACTGCATCAAATTAATTTTCCAGGGTCCAGTTGACTGATGCCCTTGACAGCCATCTACGACTTTATTAACAAGTTACTGTGAAGATTTTTGCCACTAACTCTCgattttacctttttataatGCTGTTTATTAAGGGGTGGGGGGGTCGAggctgggaggaaagagggaacaCAGTGATGAAACGTGCTGGGAATTAACAGATATCAGTGGTGTGTTGCATGCCCAGAACAGCAGCATCGTCATTGAGGTCTGCTTGATTAAACCACATCATCTTTgtaataattgaatttaaaacaccatgcttttattttaatcttgggtttataaacttttttttttcctttgtagctTCGGGTAACACTTTCAatcatattttacaaatgaagaattgTATTCAAAAGTTGCTGGCTCACAGTACACCACCTCCCTTGCTGCAGGGTGCAGGTATGGCCTGAAGGACAGGTGGCGTCCGGGAGCCCCCCGGTGCAAACTAGAACCTGACCAGACGCCAGAGGGGCGGCTCTGTGAAATGCTGTGGTGGGCAGGGGACCTTAGGCACAGGCTGTGGTTTTGA from Phyllostomus discolor isolate MPI-MPIP mPhyDis1 chromosome 1, mPhyDis1.pri.v3, whole genome shotgun sequence encodes:
- the PELI2 gene encoding E3 ubiquitin-protein ligase pellino homolog 2; amino-acid sequence: MFSPDQEEHCAPNKEPVKYGELVVLGYNGALPNGDRGRRKSRFALYKRPKANGVKPSTVHVISTPQASKAISCKGQHSISYTLSRNQTVVVEYTHDKDTDMFQVGRSTESPIDFVVTDTVSGGQNSDEAQITQSTISRFACRIVCDRSEPYTARIFAAGFDSSKNIFLGEKAAKWKNPDGHMDGLTTNGVLVMHPRGGFTEESQPGVWREISVCGDVYTLRETRSAQQRGKLVETETNVLQDGSLIDLCGATLLWRTADGLFHAPTQKHIEALRQEINAARPQCPVGLNTLAFPSINRKEVVEEKQPWAYLSCGHVHGYHNWGHRSDTEANERECPMCRTVGPYVPLWLGCEAGFYVDAGPPTHAFTPCGHVCSEKSAKYWSQIPLPHGTHAFHAACPFCATQLVGEQNCIKLIFQGPVD